The sequence caacataatgatatttcggtatcaattctccctggaaagaagatgcaaacatattggagaagagtatgcaaatttgaggtaacgactttgttagttaatcgttttcctgtttaagaaaagcctgattttattgcgtatatttattgcttttgcttaacaaaatttcggtacaattgattttttattccattatttgtgtatggatgtgtgtgtgattcaattgttttcggttaagaaaaactattgttatcttgctttattgtttggtatcaatcgtttaggcttacaaaatttcggtgcaattacggtgctttaatgtttatgttgtttcaattgcctctggttgaggtaaataattatgcaagttgatttatttgatttgtatgaattgcttatggcttaacaaaagaaaagattttCTGGATGAATTGTTTGatccaattcgattccgaataagagaaactaagttaattttgatcttagttagacttatcaaagtggaggtttcggttattcaagtctaatcgaatgtcttgacaagaaatgctagttaactaacctagtacttgtcttgtttaaaagtgaaaggtctaagttatatggataattagaaactgatgagaaaaatagagttatctttattttggtcttatcgaacaagcgattttatttgtacaatcggtttagcaaatgaactaaggtgcttagtcgatttttggtttgctaaactattagggaaaattgcttgggaaaattatttccttggtaacaaatcaaaacaaaattactttgtagttttggttttgatattggttatcaaaaatggtatgtggaaccctcgtgcttaactctataggtttgcaagtcctgtgagatttgtaagatcctttaggtttgtcctttatttgctcgtacctttgtcattttgtgacaaaaaggggaagtaatatatggagtaaacaagtgatactggtattgatttatattgattggtatcactaagggaaatgacattggtgcttaaacgttttatctaacgaaagagtaaagcatagactaagggggagtagcatatcatattgatacttgtagttatatggactacaaaagaataagaaagacgtgcgtattgaaaatctacctatcttacctttagggggaagtatattatctttgttattataatgtcaacaacgacatttatggattgaatgtatacaggttattgtgctgttgaatttgggaatcaagcgtatgtgtaatgaattcttttaatttgtttatccatattatgtaagagttttgtcactaaaattgacaaagagatagattgttagagcatagatcggttgaacccaccaagcgttaatatgtcaagtttggttgtcatattttagtgaaccaaaactcatttaaagagtcgcttgattatgtactagagtcaatttcgtataggttggcttgaaagtattatgatatgagacattacaagtattatgtaaagacttgaagaagtgatgacgtaaggagctacaacgacaacatcatccttccacttgaggttagtgatatttgacttgaactgtttcattgcctaacgtatctttaaagtcgtgcatattgaaaatataactgcgaggcatgaatgattatactctagttagacgtagtattaaggaatacaatacgaagtataacgtttatcttttgaacttcgtatataagacatcgacataatcgttggaatactattgtgattatgtatgggaatgaggtgaagatttcatcctaggaaacaatgttttacattcgtttaaaggaagtaaattcatgaacttgtttcgtgaatcaaaagggaaatcgctaggattattgatattttttattcattgcatatgtttgaactaccaatatgtgtgattagtataaccactcatgacttgtttatgttcttggtaaaactattcacaatgcctgacttttgtattgatatgacttttattagtgaaaccaatcttaagtaatcacttgagaaggtatgatcgatttgttgtaattggtatgaccaactctaggcaaaggggaacctatcctagtaagaggtgcaaccgatcacaaagggaAATCCATCATTGtaagaggtgcagcaagtttctagatattaattgggaaccgatcctatgaacatgtgcaacacgtttttagatattgggaaccgatcctatggacatgtgcaacaaatacaagttagataccatatatatgtgggaacagATCAaactacctagtcaaccgaatttttggaaagatagtgtgactaattccagtacctacatggaggtagaaccgaaacttgttttggtagaaccgtggaacccatgtttggtgattgagtgttcttaatcaatcacatagttcttgaaagtcagatgaaccaattctaaacttgtttagaagtgtggcacatcggtttcaagattgtaagtatgaaagaggacttacaaagtaaagatgtcgacatactttgaacatgtgcggtaacgcttatattttattgttcaaatatattccataataactaaaggaaaatcccggatctaaaaacaaattgagaatcttttaattaagatttttaattttatttttggaaaataaaaattagtaatgtgcatttactagttggagattttttaagagattttcggtcaatgtttggacaaagcatttccaggaattatggaaaccgaatttggaaatatattgcatatcttgagaatattttttgttttggaaattccttggtgtccaaacttcctttgtctaaaaatatgaaagtttgcatttcgagcaaactaatcctcggagccagcaaaactacctagttgtgttgttactggtggagccgcctattcgaagaggaaagtaacctaattaggcgaaatctcttatggccgctcggtttaaagacttcttttggattgagaagctctattagtatcgttggtgggaaactagataattgcggtttattattagttttcgattgatttgattgactaacggtttttgaacatttattgcacctggtttgtttatgcttgagaatcttctcttctgatataagattcactcaaactagatcgaagtttcgacggggatctttagactgtttgtagatccaaagacgtcttgtgataatcccttGTTAACAGaactgtgcgtgattgatcacaagagattcaagttgattgtgtgcaggtatttattgaagatctaagaagatttgaagacgaagaagatttctgatttgggttcataatcttttgtgtgcacaatacttgtttcggttaaagaggatccaactataattggtttatccttgtggtagattgtattgattagttgagtagatcggcatcaatataattctttgtgattcaaagtattgattgcaaaatcttgacaattactttggtagttgttattagatatatctaaggacctaacaaaggagtttattgggataaacggaagagccttttatcgaactcacatcacttggttgaaaagagttgttaccaaacagatttgttgttcttttactgtttggaatacgaaccaaatggaattgttccaagtacgtgacttattacaagttggaggcgtgggaatacaaacggaactaggtgaactataggtttagttacttggtctcaactatacgaagttggtttgattttgtgtagtgtcttaatcctgagagtattcaatcctggacaacgtcccggggtttttctgcatttgcggtttcctcattagcaaaatgttgatgtgtcttttacttttctatttccgcaattataattgtttttattataattagaattaaaataaacaaatattaattcatatttactttatatcaatcctattgtgtttggttaagtccaaaccatttatcaagtaaacatacttcgttgttgtattttctcgatctcgtatctatagacgatcacacgaagtgtgaaccgattagttgtattgtctcgactcagtctatagacaatcactttcggagaaaggacttataggtggaaaagttttagattgaggtatatttgggtaccctcgtgtttTCACTAATATGTAAAGATGTTGTAGAAAATGACTatggactgcgaggaggtgcatCACTAGCCATTGATCCAGTGCAAGCTGAGGAACAATCTCTTCTAGAAGCAACACAATGGGCACATATAAATGGTTGGAGAAATATTCAATTGGAGGGAGACTGTTTAAATGTGATATCAGCTATTAATGGGAAATCCACAGCAGTAAAATTGACAacttacaatttagtccaagatACATTAATTTTTTCAAGTTCTTTTGATTTCAGGGAATGCACTTATGCTCATAGAGAAGCAAACCACTTAGCTGGCTCTCTAGATAAATATGCAAGAACTCAATCAGTTTGTTTTAATTGGTTGAATTATGAGCCTGGTTGCACTAGTACTTTGGTCTAGcaggataaaaaaaaatctataagcaATTCATATTATTGCAATCTTGcttttctatcaaaaaaaaagattgataGTTTGCAAAACGACGATTATCTCGGCAACGAAATTATACAGGTAAATGAGTTGCACTAGttgaaagtgaaaaagcgggggtataacaaccacacccaataattttttcagcaatttgtatggaataaactccaatataattatgagagtaccaacttaaaagtgagactcaatcaagaaatatatcaacgagctttatctctctttctcaatacaatcagcaaatcaaacagatagaaatctatgaggctgattgatatgagaaatacttggatggtacctaagaccaatgcccaagtgtcaatcaagttctatccaacaattcaggtcggatttatcaactgattgaactgcgcacaacctgtgatatttcaattatataaacaaatataatgcggaaaagaaataacacagacaccataaattttgttaacgaggaaaccgaaaacgcagaaaaaccacgggacctagtccatctttgaaaaccacgatgtattaagccgctacaaacactagcctactacaagttaacttagaagtagaatgtagttgagcgctAACCAAgtgtcacaccgattaaggtacaatcacgttccttatgcctctaaaACCACGCGcgattctatgcacttgattcccgtagctgatctcacccaaaactgagagttgttacgatccaaagtcgaagacttataaacaaatcagtctcccacagacgTGTCtgttttttattccgtcttttgatacaaagatcaaggtgaacatgaaccaactaagaatccggtcttatactcccgaagagcagcatagaaatatcagtcacctcacaataacctaactgattaacataagaagttattgcggaatcataagagtctgagatgaagagctggtgtgattaatttttatatcttacctatcaaagataaatctcgagtaaatcttagagaatataaaactcaatatgatagaaaaagtaagatcataatacgcaactacagagaaaatagttggatctggcttcacgaatcccaaatgaagtcttcaagtccttaacctataatggttttggaaaaacctaggttaaagaagaatcggctctagtttgcaactagaacACATGGAAATGTAGAGATTAGATTTTCcatttgttagagttctcccttatatagactttcaaatcagggttgcttacaatcaaagctaagatatataacttagtaacaaagcattcaatattcgccgttagatgatctcctgatttaagattcaagctaagtctgcttagaaattaagcaatcaatctccactattagatggtcttagcttgttacacataaatgagatatacttatatttagatatgggtaaccgtacctaaacgtgtatattgggttggctcaataacagttaaccaaagttaaccatatgaacacttttgtcttaaccatattcatctaacacttagatcaaatatgatgatcaatcaatcatgcaagataataaaatgaatctaattgtgttttaaatagagttgttcaattgttcatatctcatagaaatatatatgaacaaattgaaacaaaatcggattgatttgtaatcgtacaaagtatttATACAAGAATAAGTTTATGATCATTAAGCCACGAtatgcaaagttaatttgcattccttaaatcataaatgttttagttcatgagtgtgagaatcatacataaccgattttagaacttaaccattgtgttcgcaaactgggtacgcgaGCAGCAGCTTcgaaccttggcctagtcaagccgtttgcAAACTGGGTCCCGAACAACCTTTCCGGACCCAACTTAGGTAAAcgcgttcgcatactaggtacgcaaaaaaGAGTTCcgaaccttctcaggtaaatattttgcatactaggtacgcaagcaagagttccggacctgaatcatcacaatacagttcgcatactaggcaGGCATaccatccagacatgggtaattatTCTAAGGATGACGACCAACGGTAatttcacacataccattagcttcaagtatttttcaagtgatcgaatgatcaatacgaaactttccaagctaatatcaaatgactgtctcacacaaatcatgtaagatgttcaaggtaattttcacaaaatcatcttttgacttattatttagtttccagcaaataaattgtctccaactaaactcgtcaagaatatgatgaacatagctaaagtaaaaagcttccaacacatatttcgagaaatagataagcgagataaactcagctcgacatatcaaatgtgtataatgtaaaagtctatatagttatacgacttagtctcattagaagataaaatataatagacttctgagtgatagataagttttagtctccacataccttttattgatgaagttcctccaaactcctcagtagatcttcgtcttcaattggtgaacgtcgtgaagtctaaaactcaactgcacattctatcctaatccaagacatcacatagctataagtagactagaaatctatatagttttgatcaactaaacttgacaaacaaacttgaggtagcaacgcttgcaagttcgaccgagcagtactctaacagaaAGCATGAACGCAAATCCTAAAATTTCTAAGAAAAGACTTTTGCATCCTTTAATCAAGTTTCTAGCTCCACCGTTGTCCTAAAATTTGTTTGTGTAATGTTTTTTTATATTTGACTCCTCTTTAGAATCCTAGCTCTGGGTGCATTGCACAATTTATAGTGCAGAGACTTCATGTGTTCCTTTACAACTAAAATCATTTTGTCATACACTTTAGTGACATCATAAGATTCATCATTAACCAAAGCAAATAGAGTCAACCCCCAAAAGTAATTCATTTTAAAAGTTTTAACAACTCCCGTTACAAAGACAGAAAAACAAGAACATTCATTTCTTCtttcaatttcaataaacaaaaGGGATTACAGCTTTCCTTTTCTTAGGATACTCATCTCTAAACTTCTCTAAATACCATCTATGATTCGCACCAGCTCTAGGTACAAGATTCGAACACGTATACATAAAAAACGCAACACCAACCCAAGACCAAATCATAACCATCCATCCAAACCATTCCATGATCTCCCCAAAATAATTCGCACAGCTCACAAACTCAAACATCCCTCCCTTCGGCACCTTATACCCGCCGTCATCCCCCTTCAACGAGACCAAAACCAGATCCGACTTCACATTCACCGCGAAACCACTTACAAAAACCACCAATCCGACAAAAAACCGCCCCCAAAACCACCAATCATTCCCCCCTCCATTAAAATCAGCGTAATGAGAAACCCATCTCGATTGCAAATAAACATTCAACAAATTGTACACAAAAGCCATCAAAACAACTGAAATCGGGAAACTGGGTTtcttgaaattttgatttttccttgATTTGGAGAGTCGAATTGGGTAAATCAGGGTTCGATGGATGTAGTGGAACAAGAAAACTGAGATTAGAGCAATTGATTTTGGATTTGAGAAGTTACGGCCAAATGGATAGATTAAAAGGGTTAGCCAAAGTGTTGGACTTTCCATTAGAAACCAAGCGTAGGATGGAGAAATTGTTGGACCCCAACCACCACGGTAATGTTTGCCATATGGAGCTTGAATGAATAAGAGAGCTAAGAGCGTGATTGGAGATAGGATTAAGTGGATTTGGAGTGCAGTGTTGAAGAGATTTTGATCTTCCATTGTTTTGATTTTGGTGTTGAAGAGgggaaggaggaggaggaggggaTTATGTAGCGAATCTCAACAGGCGGAGGTCATTATAAATGCTACAGACTGTCGCCTAGCGTTAAAAAGTGAAGATTATGTTTTTCACCTAAAAAGGCGACGGTTGCCGTTAACGGACACATCACAGGCTAATGGGGTGCCAAAAAAAAGTTACCAATGGTTTTAGTCATGGTTTTTGGCGAAATGCAGCAGCAACATGATGAAAGGAAAAGATTGTGCAGCTTCCAAGGGGGGAACAAGAATCCCATCGCTTGATAAACATTATTGAGAGCTGCATCTGCTATATCAGCAACTTTCGTGGGTGCCAAAAAAGCCAAGCTATGAGGTGAGTTCTTAATACAACATAACTGCGAGCAATCCCATGCCAATCTCCTTTACCCAATAAGAAAAATCGGCGTTTGTCTTCTGTCCAAGGGGCACCTAAACACCAAACCGGACAAGACAAATCAAAACTTAAATCACTTGGGTTAAAACAAGATCAAACCCTCAGCAAGAAAATTTCAGTGACATAAAACATTTCTATAAGAAAACACTTCTCAATCCCAGGTGAGTGGCTACATATTACAATAAGAAATAACCGACAGGTAAATGAAACAGAATCAGTTAGTTCAGATAAATAGACAAgtaatgtagttcttcaaatcaTTAATGGAATAGGTAAACTTTGGGGTTGCTTTCTCACTGACCTCTTCACACCAATTCTTGCTGCAGTATTGATTCTTCTCATCTTTGCAAGAATCCCATCGCTTGATAAACATTATTGAGAGCTGCATCTGCTATATCAGCAGCTTTCGTGGCTCGATCCACCAAATCT comes from Papaver somniferum cultivar HN1 chromosome 7, ASM357369v1, whole genome shotgun sequence and encodes:
- the LOC113296572 gene encoding steroid 5-alpha-reductase DET2; amino-acid sequence: MEDQNLFNTALQIHLILSPITLLALLFIQAPYGKHYRGGWGPTISPSYAWFLMESPTLWLTLLIYPFGRNFSNPKSIALISVFLFHYIHRTLIYPIRLSKSRKNQNFKKPSFPISVVLMAFVYNLLNVYLQSRWVSHYADFNGGGNDWWFWGRFFVGLVVFVSGFAVNVKSDLVLVSLKGDDGGYKVPKGGMFEFVSCANYFGEIMEWFGWMVMIWSWVGVAFFMYTCSNLVPRAGANHRWYLEKFRDEYPKKRKAVIPFVY